ATGTCAGTAAACCGTTTTCTCGGTTTGGTAGTTCACCCTTTAAAGCGGAACTGACTCAACACTGAAGTGACAGAAATAGCTGTCAAATCTTGCTACTTCCCTCCGTATATTTTTCCATCATTTTGTGCCCCTGAAACGACTCCAGAGCTGgacaaagaaaagggaaaatgGGTTATCGTGGAGAAAGACTTGAACGTGAGGAGCGGTTTATGGTAAGGGCCATTTGCATTTTCTAAATCGCTAGCATACGTCGCTGGAGACTCACATGGCTTGTTCAAGGTACCTCAATCTCTACTATCGGCGCACTCGACGATTAGATGCCAAGCTCATCACCGACATCCAAGTACTATCTCATCCCCCGGAGAACGAGGACCAAATGTATGAGGACGGATGGATTTTAGCCCCTGGGGATCTCCATAGCGGGGTTTGGCCGAAGCAGGCTGAGATGAGACTCTGGTACAAATTGGGCCGCCAGAGCTGGGATGAttggaaaatgaagaacaaaagacaggaagaggatgatgactcaacgatggatgaaggagcagaAAATTCTGAACTGGAGTCTTCGGGCGACCAGGACCAAGGCTCATCCAGCAATGGAGAAGTTCAGGAGATCGATGAGGGATCAAAGACCACATGGTCGTATGGAGATTTTATCAACGAGATTGACGTGACTTACGGCGATGACGACCCATTTTTCGGTTTTGAAAGGGTGCCAGGCGGACCTGTGTtaaaggaagagaagggtaaATGGGAGACAGTGGACATCACATTACGACGTGGCAATCCAAGTGAGTCTATCTGAACGGATCCTGATATAGACCTAAGGCTAATGATGAGTAGTACCTCCCCGAGCTACCGTTCCAACCTTCCACTCCGATGGAACTTTGAAGATAATGCAGAGTGAGTTCAGATATTTGCAATCCGCCGGCATGACTAACCGCCGAATCCAGTTGCGGACCTGCACTATTCTGTAGGAACTGGAGAGTGCCGAGATACTGACCTTGAGGGCTGTGTTGGAGACTCAAATACCGCTGCATGGCTCGCAGAAGCCTTGGATGCAGAGAACCCTGACCTGGTGGTACGCTAAGTATTTTAACATGGAAATCATTTGCCGAATTCATATTCCCCTGTAGGTCTTCTCCGGAGATCAGCTGAATGGACAGCAGACAAGTTATGATGCAAGATCCGTTCTGGCCAAGTTTGCAAAACCCGTCATTGAGAGAGAAATCCCGTGGTGTGCTGTGTTTGGTGGGTGAAATAAGAGGGATAGGCAGTTAGGATAGCACGATAAAGCGAACTGACAATATTGTCAGGTAACCATGACAGTGAGATTTACGGTGATAGGGATTACCAAATGAAAACATTGGAAAATATGCCTTATTCCTTATCTCGAGCTGGACCTAAGAATGTTGATGGAGTAGGCAATTGTGAGTACCTTACTCAAGACGCCTCTTTTGTGTTGAGTTCGAAATCTGACTCCTGTATGTTACAGACTACATCAAGCTTCACTCCAGCGATGCGTCAGTTTTTGACTGCCTCCACGACCTGTATATAAAGCTGATTACATTCCTTCTCAGGTCAAACATGCATATATTCACACTCTACTTCCTCGACTCCCATGCTTACCAGAAGAGAACCTTACCATGGGTTCAACCCGATTATGATTACCTCAAAACGTGAGCATCGATCGTCTAGGTTAACCACCTTTGTCCTAACTTATCGCCTGCATCAGATCTCAAATCGACTGGTACCGCAATGTGTCATCCTCAATCAAACCGATTGAGCGCCCATTCAAGCCTGACGGTACAGACGATTTGTCTGGTATCTGGTCCCGCCGCTCCCACCCTTCACGTTTACCTCGTGACGGTTCGCAAACTCTCGCCAAACCCAACGCAATGATGTGGTTCCACATTCCACTTCCGGAGGCTTACAATGACCCCGACCAGTCGTCGATGGGTGAGCTGGACGTGGGTGATCAGATGGATGGGGTAGGCAGCTCGAAGCATAACTCAGGCTTCTTCTACAACGCTATTAAGACTACTTATGATAACGAGGAAAATGAGGGTTACTTTGACAAGAAGACGGCAGAGGTTAAGGTGCTGAGTCATGGTCACTGTCACAACACTGATCGATGCCGAAGAGTGGATGGCATTTGGTTTGTTGATCATTAGCTGATTCCTCACAATCCGCCTGAGCTCATCTTGTTTTTTTAGGATATGCTTTGCCGGCggatcatccttctcagGTTATGGTCAGCTCGGGTTTGATAGGCGAGTTCGAGTTTACAAGATATCAGAATACGGAGAAAAGGTGGAGACATACAAGAGATTGACAAGTGGAGAAATTATCGACGAGGAGGTATTAGTCGGCGACGGAGCAGCGGAGGGTGTTGGTGAAGATCAGATTTGAAAAGCAGGCGTAGCACTTGCTAGCTATGGTCATGAACATGTTGTACGTACCGTGCAGAAGATCGATCGCATACACGGCATCTCGGTTGAGTCTACTAAGATAAACCGAGGAAGCAAACACAGTTTGCAAAATTGTCAATAATGACTCATTTTGGCGACGCGTCAAGCGATCAGCTCATAACATGCGATGTTCCTGGTTCCGGACCTGGTTTTCGATTGTCAATTCTCCACAATTAATCTTTCACCTCTCCTTTTATCATTTTACTTCATGGTCCAATAATTGACCTCCCTTCACCTAGATCGTGTTTGAGAGATTCTCTAGATAGAAGAGAAACGGTGTACTATTGGTCGACAATTCAAGGGGACGCTAATTCTTGCCACTGCACCAGGAAGGGAGCGTAGAAGCTAGATTATAGAGTTATACAACGTAGAGAACTAGGCACCTTCACATCTTATCGCGACCGACATTCACTGTCAGATAACAGTCTCCCAAACACAAGCGAAAGAAACAGTACCATTAATCGAATTATCAGCTTAACAACAAAATGCCGTATCTTGGACTTCGAGGCAAAAAGCTGCTCACGGCTATCTCCGTCACGGCAGGCGTTGGTTTCTGCTTGTTCGGTATCGACAATGCAGCTCTAGGAGGGGTGATTTCTTCTGATCCTTGTATGTCTTTTTAACCTCTCGCGGTTCTCTGCTTATAATAGGAATTTTGACTGGCAGTCAACCGCCGATTTAACCTCGACCCTACTGGTCAAGGTGCCGTCACCGGCGCTTACGAGATTGGCTGCTTCTTTGGCGCCCTCTTTTTCGCTTTCTTTGGCGAGAAAGTTGCCCGAAGAACGGTGCTCCTCATAGGATGTGTGCCTCTCTTAATTGGTACTGTCTTGCAAGTCGCCACCTATTCAACAGCGCAACTGGTAGTTGGACGAGTAGTGGCGGGTTTGGCTATGGGTGCGATTACCTCAACTTTGCCCATCTGGCAGAACGAGACCAGTCCTCCCGCTTTGCGTGGAACATTGATCTGCGCTAGTCTGAGTATGCTGATCGTACGTGATTCCAGTACTCCGGCTACTGATCAAGATGCTAATATTGGTGCAGGTTGGTCAACTCATTGCCTATTGGGCAGCCTACGGCCTTCTGGACAAATATGATAACGATATGGTTTACCGTGTTATGTTCTCACTCCAAGGCATGGCTGCTGTATTAATGGCTGCTTTACTTTCCTTCATGCCGGAATCTCCTCgtttccttctcgcccATTCAAGACCTGATGAGGCCCGTAGGGTTTTGTCAGCCTTGGCGGATATCCCTGAAAACGACCCGGTCGTCACTGAGCAAATGGAGGAGATCGTCAGGGCTATTGAGCTCGAAAGCACTAGTGCACGAAACTGGAGTGATCTAATTAAAAGGGGCAAGGATGCGCAGGGcgaaaagagaagaatgttcACTGTAAGTATTATAAAATGAAAGATGTTCCTTCTGGCTGACAAACATCTTCAGGCCGTTGTTATCCAGGTTGGTCAAATTCACATGGAATGCTCATAGAGGCTGAATCATACTTCACTCAGGTCTGCCAAGCTTTCAGTGGCAGTACTGTCATCTCATAGTAAATTTgaacctttttttctctggCAGCTAACAAGCTgaccttccattcccagCTATGTCACCACCATTTTGTAGGCCTAATAAGTAGCTGCGTTCGCGCCTTTTTTTCTGACCTATTCCATAGCCAAGAAGCCATTGGAATGTCTCCCCAtacctccactcttctttctggtTATCTTCAGAGTGAGTGCGCATTTAAATTCATTCGCGTGATATTTCGCTAACAGGTTTTTAGtttttttccttgtttGTAGTTTTGCGTAAGCTTGGGCTTTGGTTATGACGGGAATGCCGCTGATTTGAATTGCGTTCGTCTATCTTTCAGTACATGGTGGCTTATCGGTGCGTTGAAATTCATGTCTTCTCAAAGTGTTCGCTGACAACGTTACAGAGCACGCCGGTCGAAGAcgtctcttcattcttACGGCTTTCGCCATGGTGAGTTTATTTGAGTACCTTTCCATCACCATGAGTTGACAACATGGTAGGCTGTAGTCATGTTTATTATGGGTGGCCTTATCAAGATCGATACCAAGCCAACGGGAATCGGTGCGGCTGTCATGGTTTTCGCTTACCAAGCGTAAGTGCATTCTACACCATTGTACTTAGCATTTGTTGTACTGACAACAACTGGCCAGTTTCTTCACCTGGGGTTGGATGGCGGGCGTGTGGGTTTATTCGTCTGAAATTTGTCCCTTGAGCTGGCGTTCCAAGGGCATGGGGTAAGTCACTGTTAGACCGTTAAGTTCAGAACTGACGACTTGCAGTCTGGCGGTTGCCCTTCAATGGCTTTTTGACTTTGTTCTTCTCATGGGTAAGTCCCGTGGTGCCAGGGAGTCGTCGTAATTCGCTGTGTACTGACGATTGGTATAGTCACCCCTATCGGCATTGCTAACATCGGCTACGGCATGTTCATGCTGTTCGGGGCCTTTAACCTTTGCTTTATCCCTTTCGTCTACTTCTATTGCCCGGAAACAGCGGGTGTCCCTCTCGAATCGATTGATACCTTCTACTTACCTGGTGTCGATCCCATCAATGAGAGCGAAAGACTGAGGCAAGAGATTAGAGATGccaggaagggagagaaggaggttcTTGCTATGGAAGAAGCCATTATTGGGGAGGAACCTATccttgatgaggaagagaaggagcaCGTTGGGGAAACCGGGAAGTAAGACAAAGTGTAAGAGGATAGCGGCATAGGGGATTGTTATAATCAGAACTACTATCCATCAATCATTTTGTCATCACCGAAGGTTAGCAGTGTCTTCATTGTGGTCATTATCAATTACCTTTGGAGTATTACATGCGTATTGTAATATAGTATACatatattatatatatatattgTATGAAAATCTTTTTGTTTCCTCTGCATGCTGTTTCATAGACAGAAGTCAGCAATCAAAGGAGTTATGCGAGCTGAGTGGGGATGCCTTGTTGGTGTCTGGGTTCGTGGGTGCTTCTCATGCAGAACATGTAGGCTCCTATGTAGCTGCGTGTGGCTGATGTCGTATTTTGGTTGTCCTTCTTTACGTCTCTGCCGATACGCTGGTACGCTACTACTACCTGGGACTCTCGTCTACTATTACAATAATATCACTGAGAAGCGGCGACACGCACGGCGAGCGGGGCCACCAACAGCAGGGGAATGATAATTATAGCTTCCGACGACCGAAcgttttttctttttatcaGATTGTGGTGGCGTCGTCTGTTTCCCGATCGGACTGGACATGTCGACGTTGCTGTCCTATTATTGACTGTCAGCAAGTGCGCCAAAAACCgacaagcttcttctccttccttcccctcacTTTCCGTCGGCTTCATCTTACAGGATATGCTGCACTtgtctcatcctccgcatACTTCGCTAGAATGCTTAGGCATCGCGGCGCCCCAAAAACCCGAAGTCGGTCATTCTATTTTTGGCGAGAGACTAGCGTGTAAGGTCTCAGGGAATGTTGCTCTGTTGATTTTGATGCGGGCCTTTGCTGGTTGAAGCCCTGCGGGACTGTAAAGTCGGGCGCGATATCGGGATGGGGCCCGACAACATCGATGTTACCCATGTTATCATTGGCCGCCTGGCCTCACAGTTCACAGCACAATTACTCAATACCCACAGTATCCACTCCGTTCTCCGTGCGTGTCGTGGATCATAACTTACTGACCATCAACTAACGATCGGAGGAGAGTCTTTGATCTGCTTATTATGCTACATTTGCCGACATCCTTGATTTACCGATGCTGCCAAAGGCTCTCTTTTACAGTTTACAAGTGATTATTTACTACTATTTGCAACAGGCAACAGGGGTCTATGAGATTTGAGAGTTTGTCATAGCTCAGGATGATTCAGCATACCGCAATATGGTTCGGAAAGAGAGCTGACATTGCTGCTCGATCATGTGAGTAGTAGTAGCTATATCACAGTGGAAGTAACTGACCTATTGCTTCACCACTCGGTTGATAGCCTATTTTTATTCAGCCAAGAACTGACTGATATATAGAACCGAGCGGCAAGATGTAGGACCTTGACTCGCAACGTCTCGATAGCAACCAACTCATCTTCAGCTTTTTTGCCTGTAcacacttcttcttcgtgcCATCAATTAATACCAACCTCACCCTCGTTCTTTAGGCAAATAGGAATCAAACTAACGTAAAAGACTCCCTTGATCATTAATACAAGTAAGTGATCATGCTATCTGGAATGCTGTGATCGGTGACTGACATACTTAGGGCTTATTTCAACTTCAACATGCCTTATCTCGGCCTGAGGGGTAATAGTCTTCTGTTTGCCATCTCGGCCACCGCCGGTATGGGCTTTTGTCTGTTTGGCATCGAAGACTCATCTTTGGGAGGTGTCATCTCATCCGACCCCTGTGAGTGCTCCTCGGTTTCTAAAGCCATACACTATCATTACTAACTGTTTTGTCTAGTCCAAAACCGTTTCCATCTCGATGCTACTGGACAGGGTGCCGTCACAGGCTGTTTTGAAATTGGTTGTTTCTTTGGCGGTCtcgcctttgccttcttggGCGAACGCTATGCCCGACGCATTGTACTCTTTATCGCAACAGTACCTCTTCTAATTGGTACAGTCCTTCAAGTGGCTACATACTCGACAGGTCAACTGGCGGCCGGTCGAGTTGTGGCAGGTCTAGGCTTCGGTGCAATTACCTCAACCCTACCCATCTGGCAGAACGAAACAAGCCCTGCAGCTATGAGGGGAATGCTTATATGTGCTAGTCTGAGTATGCTCATTGTAAGCGTGAATCCAAGAATGACTGAAAAAGCCATTGATCATCTGGTAGGTCGGTCAGTTGATCGCTTATTGGGCTGCCTATGGCCTTTTGCAAGTCTATGACGACGATAGAGTATATCGTATAGTTTTCTCTTTGCAAGGAATGGCCGGTGTTATCATGGCCTTCATGTTGATCTTTATGCCCGAATCTCCTCGTTATCTCCTCGCCCATAATAAACAAGATGAAGCTCGACAAGTGATCTCAGCTCTCCTCGACTTACCTGAGGATAATCCAGCGGTTATTGGTCAAATAGAGGAGATCACGCAGGCCATTGAGCTCGAAATGGCCAGTGCCAAAAATTGGAGAGACCTGTTCAAGAGCGCCCACGATGCtcagggagagaagaggcgaATGTTAACTGTTAGCACATCGACCTTGAAAGCCATTACCTTGGAAACTAACCAGTGTGCTTGTAGGCCGTTGTAATACAGGTTTGCCAACCATTTAGTGGAAGTACAATCATTTCCTAGTAAGCCACCTCGCTGCTGTATACATGGACCATTGTTCCCGAGTTGACGTAAGTTACCAGCTACCTCACAACTATCTTGTAAGATATATCCCCACGATatttctttccctccccctTTTAACCAAATACCTCGTAGTCAAGAAGCCGTCGGTCTCACACCGCATACTTCAGCACTTCTTTCGGGATACCTCCAAGGTAAACATATCGGTCGCCGGGCAAGCGGTAGATTGTATGACTGACGATCGTTTTAGTATGGTTCCTTTTCGCGAGTTTTGGGTGAGTTCCAGCGTTATCTTTGGGAAACTGTACTTACATGGATTAAAATCAAAGCACATGGTACCTGATTGGTAAGTAGCCTCGCATATTTGGCCGATAAGTCTTGGCTGACCGACAGTAGAACATGCTGGTCGTCGaaaccttttccttgtcaCCGCCTTTTTCATGGTGTGTCCTTTGTCCTAGAATGTTTTGGCTCTGAATTGGTGTTAACATAGTCCTTAAGTCTGCTGTAATGTTCATCATGGGCGGTCttttgaagatggacaCCAAGTCCACCGGTATTGGAGCTGCAGCCATGATTTTTGCATATCAAGGGTAATTGTTTCCAGCACTGGGCTTCTTCGGTAATCGTTAATGGACCCGTAGCTTCTTCACTTGGGGTTGGATGGCTGGCGTATGGGCTTACTCCTCTGAAATTTGTCCTTTGAGTTGGAGATCTAAAGGCATGGGGTGAGTGAATCTTCGAAGGCTGCCGATATGAAGCATATTTATCGTGTTCTAGATTGGCAGTCGCACTCCAATGGCTCTTCGACTTCGTCCTTCTCATGGGTATGTAGACAACCATCTGCTATGTCATGTCTCAACTAATACTTGTACCAGTTACACCCATCGGTATCAGCAACATCGGCTATGGCATGTTTATGCTCTTTGGTGTATTCAATCTCTGCTTCATCCCGATTGTGTACTTCCTGTGCCCAGAAACCGCAGGCGTTACTCTAGAGCACATCGACGAATTCTATGGTCCAGGAAAGAATCCAGTGAAGGAGAGTTCAAGGATtaggaaggaaatgaaggaggccAGAAAAAGGCAGGACGACGAGTTAGAGAGACAGGAAGTAGCGGTTGCTGTTATgtgggaaggaaaaggaaaagtaaCAGAGGTCGAAAAGGTGTAAGATATTTAATAATTTGACCGCTTTAATCTCAGACAAATGGCGGCGTAAGTTCCCAGCTGGTTAAATATTATTAGTCTTGATGTATTACTGTGAATCTCGTCAAGATAACTTGAAAATCCGCCGAAAACCAACCATATGAAGTTCACTACAGCTTATTATGAGAGATAGGCGAGGATGGAAACCACTTGAAATTGTCCTTAACAATCGCCCAGTGAAGAGACTGACATTTCTGCCCCTGCATTACTGCAACATTATAGCTTGATATACTTATTCCTCAAGCACAAAGTCGTAGGCAAGGACGTCTGGAACCATAGTCAGTGTACTGCACACGGCAGGCCTCATATAAAAGACTTACCCTCGACGTTGGGTCGAACGTTTTCAGTGACGACCTTGACATGGGCTTCAGAGACAGCGTAAGTCTGAAGAGCTTCAGCAGAGGAAAAGACAGAGTAGAGGCCTGTTTTACATAGTCAGTTTCTGATATCGAATGAATTTGCGGAACGAGCCCGTACCGTAGTCAAATCCTTTAGCCCTAGCATCCAATAGAGGAGGACCCAAGTGTACGCTCTCAGGGCCCGGTACATTTTTTAAAGCATTGATAGCCTCTTTGGCCTTGGCGAGTACTTCCTCAGTGGAGGTATTGGTGAGCGCAGAAGGACGCTTGAGTTTCCAGAGCACGACGTGGGCGATCTCTACGTCAGGCCAAGGATCAGGGGTGCCTTCGTACACGAGCTGAGTTGCTTTCGCAAGACTTACTGGGCATCTTCGGCTGCTTATAAAATCGGTGTTTGGAACGAGCAACAGGATCGATAAGGAGCGTATTTATATATGgatatacatatataatGTTCGAATTCTACGGCTGGTGCCCCTTTAATTGACGCCTGATatgcaaagagaagaagatgccgGCCCGATTTCGGCAATCACAAGATCACGTAATAACACAAGAAAAACCAAAGATCTTAATAGGAGAGACTGTAAGCGGGCTTTATCACGTTCAGGACGCACACAAAACACCATGGAAAAGCCCGCAGGGAAAGACACTGTGCGAACCGTTTATTGCGAATGAGCTTTATTACACTGGTCACGTATCAAAGCAATATTCCCTGCAAACGGCTTTTTATATGCCTTATACCAGCACCCCTAAGTTATGAAATTGCGTAAGGCATTTCTCCTTGCTATGTACCGCATACTACTAATAACCATCGACATCCatttgctcttctttcatgtGAACATCCCCGTTGATAGTATTGCTACCATTCACTTCGGGCGTATCCACAGCCATCTCGCCCTTATCGTCCTCAGGAGCTgattctctctcttcctccacagGAACGTCATCAACAATCTCTTCAGCAGCTGGAactgcctcttcctcttccttcatccaggCTCctatttcctcctccttcagcTTTTCCCACCTGAATTTTCCAACTTTGAAAAGCATTCCTTTCTCCCCTTGTATTTGCGCAACGACGCCTTCATCTAAAAGATAAATTCCCGATGCCGGATGGGATGCAAAGATTTCTTTGGGTGCTGTAtcagaaggaaggagttgaatgagattgaggagcGGGTATTTGTATGTTGACTCCTTGTTCATGGATATTTGGTATCTGCCAATGTTGTTAGACCACTAACCGAAATTCTCTAGAAGTAGACAACTTACGTTTCACCGGATCCCTCGAGGATGAGCTTGTACTCCCAGAGACTCTTGTCCCACTCATCGCCTTCCATTGGCACATCTAACCATCCCTTCAACACATCAGGGCTGTATTTGAACACGCCGGAGACTGCGGCGTCCTTTGTACCGACATTGATGGTAGAGAGGATCAGGGACTCGGTAGGTACAGTAGTGGTGAGAAGGATagtttccttcatcttttcgtCTTCCTGTTTTGATGATGGAACAGGACAGACGAGGGCCCGCTGGTGCGCCCATTCGGAAATGCGAGCCTTGCGTTTACGTGACGCTAAGTACTTTCGGTCAATCTATGATAATGATTAGTACCCATGCACATCACTGAGGGATGAGACCCACCTTGACACGCTCTACCCTTTCAACGACAACACTGCTCCCATCATGTCCATTGCCCCATCCCCGCGTCTTGAGCCCATTCCTCTCGGTCCCGGTATACCTGACCAGCCTCGGCACAAGTCGTACTGTCACATTGATAAACTCTTgctcgtccttcttcctatCCTGGGGACTCTGTAAAGACGGCAAAGCTGACCACCTTATCCATCCGGCATGGACAAGGATAAGGCCAAGATCAGAGTCATCAGTATAAACATCTGTACCCCAGCACGCTCGCTCAGGATCCTTGGCACCGCAGACAACGTTGCCCACTTGTTTCGTGCTTGCATCTTCCCAACCTGGTTCACCTCTCACTCTCCAACCTCTGCCCAAGAAACCTCCGCCAATCCTGACGACGATAACACCGCCTTCGTTTTCGGGTTTCACTAGACCTGTTTTGGCCAAAGTGAATGGCTTACCAGTGTAGTCGATTGTACCGATCACCCTCGATAGGGAAGGGAGACCTTTGAGCCATGCTTCAACAGGCGCGGACGATACCTCGACCCTCTTCTGTGGAAGCTGCGTGAGGGAGGCAAAGTCACGCTTGTCCATCATAGGCGAATGTCGTCCATGGGCATGGTGAGTGCCGTACGAAGCATGTGAGTGGCCCATACCATGGTGGGCCTGagtcatcttttcctcctccaccttgcGGCGCTTGCTCTTTGCCTGGCTACTTCTTCGTTGAGCCTGTTGCGCCTGATGTGCAACCTGAGCATCTTCAACGACAGCGTCCATGCGACTCCGCTTTTCTCTGGGGGGATGAACCGGCACAGTGACAGGAATAGGAGGAGCTACGGGGGCAGAAGCAGGAATGGTCTGGTAGTACTCCCTTTCAGGACGTGATTCACGACTGGCTGTGGAGCTCAGGCTCTCACGAGGCATTTGATTGGCTGTTGGTTCGCGAACAGGCGGCTGGGCAGAAGGTGTCTCACGAGGAACTGGCTCGGGCTTGTATCCGTAAGGCCTCGGCTCACGAGTAGGAGCTACTTGCTGAATCACTGATGTCTCCCTCTCGTAACCAGGATTGGTGGCATTTTGGGAAGCCGTTACAGGTTGAGCACTAGGATCCGGATGATTGAGAACTTCAATATGTCGCGTGTAGCCTGATGACGGCTTGCCTTCAAATAACGCAGCACTGCGCCTGTACGGATCAGACGGTTTGGCGGCAGCGACACCGGAACCAGGAGCTGCAGAAGGAGTGGACAAGGAACTCCTTCGTTCCCGCTCACGTTGATCTTGCTCTCGAGCGGCCTTCCACTTTTCCcgttccctctcttccctctccttctccctctgcCTTTcgatttccttctttcgtttatcttcttcatctcgcctcccatctctctcagCCCTTTCCCGTGCTTCACGAGCCTCTCGTGCCTCACGCTCACGATCATGGTCCCAACGTGGTCCGCCAAACGCTCCATAGCCACCAAAACTGGACAGACCAAACCCTCCAAAAGAACCCGCGTAAGCAGGGTTTGACGGGTACGCATAAGATGAGGTGTACGGTCCACGACCTGATGCGGGAGCACCGGACGGGGGTCCACCAGTTACAGGCGCTTGCGAAGGTGGCGGCTTTGCGGTAGAAGCAGCAACAGGGGGTGAAATATTGTCTCTAGGCGGTTCGCGAGGAGAAGCAGCTGTGGGGGCTCTTGTAACGGGAGATCGCTGGGTCTCGCGAGTCCCGTTCCCCTTTGAACCGCTCAATGGCGGAGGCCCGCTCGCATAAAGCGACCGAGCGGTGCTTGGCGCAGAAGGTTTGGGTGGGCTCTGTTCATTGCCAGGCAAACCAGGAATCTCCCGAGTGCTTGAATTACTCAATGAGCGGGCATGTCCAGCCACGGCTGGAGGTACTTCCTGAGTTGAAGTCACAGCCGGAGATGGGTGTGCGCTGCCGCTGGTCGATCGTTCCCCAGTGTCACGTTCAAacggagaagggagagagcgagagccaagagaagaaaagtttGGAAGCGGAAGACTCGGTCGAGAGCCGGAAGCGGAACCGGCGCTGGTTGATGGGAGCTGAGGTGAGATTGAAGGTTTACCTGTTCCTGGGGTCGAGGCAGGTAGGCCGCTACGGATTGTGTTGGTAGGGGAtgggggaagagatggatgcGGATAAGAGTTCCCTGGAGTGGTCGAAATCGATGCTCGTTGAGTGGGAGATGTTGGCGCGGGTGGCTTCAAGTCGCGCTCTCGTTCACGCTGAATTCGCTCTTGACGCTCCTTGTCTCGCATTTCCTGCTCTCTAAAAGGACTATTTCCGAACAGCCCGTAGCCGCCGCTCAGCCTGCCCAGCCCCGCCCCGAGGCCGACGCCGAGCATATCAGGTTTACGA
This genomic window from Cryptococcus deuterogattii R265 chromosome 9, complete sequence contains:
- a CDS encoding monosaccharide transporter; this translates as MPYLGLRGKKLLTAISVTAGVGFCLFGIDNAALGGVISSDPFNRRFNLDPTGQGAVTGAYEIGCFFGALFFAFFGEKVARRTVLLIGCVPLLIGTVLQVATYSTAQLVVGRVVAGLAMGAITSTLPIWQNETSPPALRGTLICASLSMLIVGQLIAYWAAYGLLDKYDNDMVYRVMFSLQGMAAVLMAALLSFMPESPRFLLAHSRPDEARRVLSALADIPENDPVVTEQMEEIVRAIELESTSARNWSDLIKRGKDAQGEKRRMFTAVVIQVCQAFSGSTVISYYVTTIFQEAIGMSPHTSTLLSGYLQIFFLVCSFATWWLIEHAGRRRLFILTAFAMAVVMFIMGGLIKIDTKPTGIGAAVMVFAYQAFFTWGWMAGVWVYSSEICPLSWRSKGMGLAVALQWLFDFVLLMVTPIGIANIGYGMFMLFGAFNLCFIPFVYFYCPETAGVPLESIDTFYLPGVDPINESERLRQEIRDARKGEKEVLAMEEAIIGEEPILDEEEKEHVGETGK
- a CDS encoding monosaccharide transporter, with translation MPYLGLRGNSLLFAISATAGMGFCLFGIEDSSLGGVISSDPFQNRFHLDATGQGAVTGCFEIGCFFGGLAFAFLGERYARRIVLFIATVPLLIGTVLQVATYSTGQLAAGRVVAGLGFGAITSTLPIWQNETSPAAMRGMLICASLSMLIVGQLIAYWAAYGLLQVYDDDRVYRIVFSLQGMAGVIMAFMLIFMPESPRYLLAHNKQDEARQVISALLDLPEDNPAVIGQIEEITQAIELEMASAKNWRDLFKSAHDAQGEKRRMLTAVVIQVCQPFSGSTIISYYLTTIFQEAVGLTPHTSALLSGYLQVWFLFASFGTWYLIVEHAGRRNLFLVTAFFMSAVMFIMGGLLKMDTKSTGIGAAAMIFAYQGFFTWGWMAGVWAYSSEICPLSWRSKGMGLAVALQWLFDFVLLMVTPIGISNIGYGMFMLFGVFNLCFIPIVYFLCPETAGVTLEHIDEFYGPGKNPVKESSRIRKEMKEARKRQDDELERQEVAVAVMWEGKGKVTEVEKV